A window of Sedimentibacter sp. MB31-C6 genomic DNA:
TTGGTGAAATTCTTGGATTTACTTTCTCATCAGATTAATGAGAGGAAACAATACTTGTTGTCCCATGACGATTAATTCATCGCTTTCTTTCCTCATGCTCCACTGTGTCAAAACCCCCATGAGTGCTGCGCTGAAAAGTACAAAAAAGTCATCACAGCTCATGTTAAGTTGAAAGTCACCATCGCGTAATCCTTTGCGGAGCACTTTATCTATAAAGTTTTGTTGTAACTCTAAAGAGGTATTTTCTTCTGTTGCCAATTCTTCATCAATCATCGCTTTTACATAGGATTTGGTAAATGTATGACCATCCTTGCTTACATAGTTAAGGTAGGATGTAACCGCATTTTGGTAAAGGGTCACAGCGTCAAGGTTTTCGTCGTAAATAAACAATTGACTCAATTCCTTGTTAAATCGTGAAGTTAGTTTAATAAGAATATCCTTTTTTGAAGTAAAAT
This region includes:
- a CDS encoding TetR/AcrR family transcriptional regulator, yielding MNKKPTNRDLQALETEQKVTDMAMKLVRELGYDRVTISQICKACGVAKGTFYSYFTSKKDILIKLTSRFNKELSQLFIYDENLDAVTLYQNAVTSYLNYVSKDGHTFTKSYVKAMIDEELATEENTSLELQQNFIDKVLRKGLRDGDFQLNMSCDDFFVLFSAALMGVLTQWSMRKESDELIVMGQQVLFPLINLMRK